The Maylandia zebra isolate NMK-2024a linkage group LG7, Mzebra_GT3a, whole genome shotgun sequence genome contains a region encoding:
- the homer1 gene encoding homer protein homolog 1 isoform X4, with the protein MPSQCRTSSIAPGMYIESSVWMDPSSGHNTLEGTHGFCPMMVGHSTLPRTPPAVVGSCHSFGLRAAIPDHQAIINSTITPNMTFTKTSQKFGQWADSRANTVYGLGFSSESHLVKFAEKFAEFKEAARLAKEKSQEKMELTSTPSQESAPGDLQSPLTSESINGTDNDRVTPDTPQHPEARAEPSQNALPFSHSSSSINKHWEAELAALKGNNAKLTAALLESTANVKQWKQQLAAYQEEAERLHKRVTELECVSGQTTGIKSQKTELNRTIEELELALKAKEEELERLKAEVESANEFRSQRDSLTQRLQETEVRNQTLEAQLTDLEQRLESSQLEREAFRKSLRSLLELLDSKIFELNELRDALAKLLEGS; encoded by the exons ATGCCGTCACAGTGTCGTACTTCTTCGATAGCACCAGGAATGTATATCGAATCATCAGTCTGGATGGATCCAAG TAGTGGTCACAACACATTGGAGGGTACACATGGCTTCTGCCCCATGATGGTAGGCCACTCCACACTGCCCCGGACCCCTCCTGCTGTAGTGGGCTCATGTCACTCTTTTGGTCTGCGTGCGGCCATCCCTGACCACCAG GCCATTATAAACAGCACCATCACCCCCAACATGACGTTCACCAAGACATCGCAAAAGTTTGGCCAGTGGGCGGACAGCCGAGCCAACACTGTCTACGGCCTCGGCTTCTCATCAGAGAGCCACCTGGTTAAG TTTGCAGAGAAGTTTGCAGAGTTCAAGGAGGCGGCACGGTTAGCCAAGGAGAAGTCTCAGGAGAAGATGGAGCTCACCAGCACGCCCTCTCAG GAGTCAGCCCCAGGTGATCTGCAGTCACCTTTGACCTCAGAGAGCATCAACGGTACAGACAATGACAGAGTTACACCAGATACACCTCAGCACCCCGAAGCCAGAGCAGAGCCTTCCCAGAATGCACTGCCCTTCTCACACAG TTCATCCAGCATTAATAAGCACTGGGAGGCAGAGCTTGCGGCGCTGAAGGGGAACAATGCCAAACTGACGGCGGCTCTTCTTGAATCTACAGCCAATGTCAAACAGTGGAAGCAGCAGCTGGCAGCCTATCAGGAAGAAGCTGAGAGGCTACACAAACGG GTGACGGAGCTGGAGTGCGTGAGCGGCCAAACGACGGGGATTAAATCTCAAAAGACTGAACTCAACCGAACAATAGAAGAGTTGGAGTTGGCTTTGAAGGCTAAAGAGGAG GAGTTGGAGAGACTTAAAGCAGAGGTGGAGAGTGCCAATGAGTTTAGGTCCCAAAGAGATTCCCTCACACAGAGGCTACAG GAGACGGAGGTGAGAAACCAGACGCTGGAGGCCCAGCTGACTGATCTGGAGCAGCGTCTGGAGAGCAGCCAGCTGGAGCGGGAAGCCTTTCGCAAAAGCCTGCGCTCCCTGCTGGAGCTGCTGGACAGCAAAATCTTTGAGCTGAACGAGCTGCGGGACGCACTGGCCAAGCTGCTGGAGGGCAGCTAG
- the homer1 gene encoding homer protein homolog 1 isoform X1: MPSQCRTSSIAPGMYIESSVWMDPSSGHNTLEGTHGFCPMMVGHSTLPRTPPAVVGSCHSFGLRAAIPDHQAIINSTITPNMTFTKTSQKFGQWADSRANTVYGLGFSSESHLVKFAEKFAEFKEAARLAKEKSQEKMELTSTPSQGGTVKRNVLSVNKPVIKKESAPGDLQSPLTSESINGTDNDRVTPDTPQHPEARAEPSQNALPFSHSSSSINKHWEAELAALKGNNAKLTAALLESTANVKQWKQQLAAYQEEAERLHKRVTELECVSGQTTGIKSQKTELNRTIEELELALKAKEEELERLKAEVESANEFRSQRDSLTQRLQETEVRNQTLEAQLTDLEQRLESSQLEREAFRKSLRSLLELLDSKIFELNELRDALAKLLEGS, encoded by the exons ATGCCGTCACAGTGTCGTACTTCTTCGATAGCACCAGGAATGTATATCGAATCATCAGTCTGGATGGATCCAAG TAGTGGTCACAACACATTGGAGGGTACACATGGCTTCTGCCCCATGATGGTAGGCCACTCCACACTGCCCCGGACCCCTCCTGCTGTAGTGGGCTCATGTCACTCTTTTGGTCTGCGTGCGGCCATCCCTGACCACCAG GCCATTATAAACAGCACCATCACCCCCAACATGACGTTCACCAAGACATCGCAAAAGTTTGGCCAGTGGGCGGACAGCCGAGCCAACACTGTCTACGGCCTCGGCTTCTCATCAGAGAGCCACCTGGTTAAG TTTGCAGAGAAGTTTGCAGAGTTCAAGGAGGCGGCACGGTTAGCCAAGGAGAAGTCTCAGGAGAAGATGGAGCTCACCAGCACGCCCTCTCAG GGTGGCACCGTAAAAAGGAATGTGTTGTCAGTCAACAAACCTGTTATAAAGAAG GAGTCAGCCCCAGGTGATCTGCAGTCACCTTTGACCTCAGAGAGCATCAACGGTACAGACAATGACAGAGTTACACCAGATACACCTCAGCACCCCGAAGCCAGAGCAGAGCCTTCCCAGAATGCACTGCCCTTCTCACACAG TTCATCCAGCATTAATAAGCACTGGGAGGCAGAGCTTGCGGCGCTGAAGGGGAACAATGCCAAACTGACGGCGGCTCTTCTTGAATCTACAGCCAATGTCAAACAGTGGAAGCAGCAGCTGGCAGCCTATCAGGAAGAAGCTGAGAGGCTACACAAACGG GTGACGGAGCTGGAGTGCGTGAGCGGCCAAACGACGGGGATTAAATCTCAAAAGACTGAACTCAACCGAACAATAGAAGAGTTGGAGTTGGCTTTGAAGGCTAAAGAGGAG GAGTTGGAGAGACTTAAAGCAGAGGTGGAGAGTGCCAATGAGTTTAGGTCCCAAAGAGATTCCCTCACACAGAGGCTACAG GAGACGGAGGTGAGAAACCAGACGCTGGAGGCCCAGCTGACTGATCTGGAGCAGCGTCTGGAGAGCAGCCAGCTGGAGCGGGAAGCCTTTCGCAAAAGCCTGCGCTCCCTGCTGGAGCTGCTGGACAGCAAAATCTTTGAGCTGAACGAGCTGCGGGACGCACTGGCCAAGCTGCTGGAGGGCAGCTAG
- the homer1 gene encoding homer protein homolog 1 isoform X3 encodes MGEQPIFSTRAHVFQIDPNTKKNWVPTSKHAVTVSYFFDSTRNVYRIISLDGSKAIINSTITPNMTFTKTSQKFGQWADSRANTVYGLGFSSESHLVKFAEKFAEFKEAARLAKEKSQEKMELTSTPSQGGTVKRNVLSVNKPVIKKESAPGDLQSPLTSESINGTDNDRVTPDTPQHPEARAEPSQNALPFSHSSSSINKHWEAELAALKGNNAKLTAALLESTANVKQWKQQLAAYQEEAERLHKRVTELECVSGQTTGIKSQKTELNRTIEELELALKAKEEELERLKAEVESANEFRSQRDSLTQRLQETEVRNQTLEAQLTDLEQRLESSQLEREAFRKSLRSLLELLDSKIFELNELRDALAKLLEGS; translated from the exons ATGGG AGAGCAGCCCATCTTCAGTACGCGGGCCCACGTCTTCCAGATAGACCCGAACACCAAGAAGAACTGGGTTCCCACGAGTAAACATGCCGTCACAGTGTCGTACTTCTTCGATAGCACCAGGAATGTATATCGAATCATCAGTCTGGATGGATCCAAG GCCATTATAAACAGCACCATCACCCCCAACATGACGTTCACCAAGACATCGCAAAAGTTTGGCCAGTGGGCGGACAGCCGAGCCAACACTGTCTACGGCCTCGGCTTCTCATCAGAGAGCCACCTGGTTAAG TTTGCAGAGAAGTTTGCAGAGTTCAAGGAGGCGGCACGGTTAGCCAAGGAGAAGTCTCAGGAGAAGATGGAGCTCACCAGCACGCCCTCTCAG GGTGGCACCGTAAAAAGGAATGTGTTGTCAGTCAACAAACCTGTTATAAAGAAG GAGTCAGCCCCAGGTGATCTGCAGTCACCTTTGACCTCAGAGAGCATCAACGGTACAGACAATGACAGAGTTACACCAGATACACCTCAGCACCCCGAAGCCAGAGCAGAGCCTTCCCAGAATGCACTGCCCTTCTCACACAG TTCATCCAGCATTAATAAGCACTGGGAGGCAGAGCTTGCGGCGCTGAAGGGGAACAATGCCAAACTGACGGCGGCTCTTCTTGAATCTACAGCCAATGTCAAACAGTGGAAGCAGCAGCTGGCAGCCTATCAGGAAGAAGCTGAGAGGCTACACAAACGG GTGACGGAGCTGGAGTGCGTGAGCGGCCAAACGACGGGGATTAAATCTCAAAAGACTGAACTCAACCGAACAATAGAAGAGTTGGAGTTGGCTTTGAAGGCTAAAGAGGAG GAGTTGGAGAGACTTAAAGCAGAGGTGGAGAGTGCCAATGAGTTTAGGTCCCAAAGAGATTCCCTCACACAGAGGCTACAG GAGACGGAGGTGAGAAACCAGACGCTGGAGGCCCAGCTGACTGATCTGGAGCAGCGTCTGGAGAGCAGCCAGCTGGAGCGGGAAGCCTTTCGCAAAAGCCTGCGCTCCCTGCTGGAGCTGCTGGACAGCAAAATCTTTGAGCTGAACGAGCTGCGGGACGCACTGGCCAAGCTGCTGGAGGGCAGCTAG
- the homer1 gene encoding homer protein homolog 1 isoform X5 encodes MGEQPIFSTRAHVFQIDPNTKKNWVPTSKHAVTVSYFFDSTRNVYRIISLDGSKAIINSTITPNMTFTKTSQKFGQWADSRANTVYGLGFSSESHLVKFAEKFAEFKEAARLAKEKSQEKMELTSTPSQESAPGDLQSPLTSESINGTDNDRVTPDTPQHPEARAEPSQNALPFSHSSSSINKHWEAELAALKGNNAKLTAALLESTANVKQWKQQLAAYQEEAERLHKRVTELECVSGQTTGIKSQKTELNRTIEELELALKAKEEELERLKAEVESANEFRSQRDSLTQRLQETEVRNQTLEAQLTDLEQRLESSQLEREAFRKSLRSLLELLDSKIFELNELRDALAKLLEGS; translated from the exons ATGGG AGAGCAGCCCATCTTCAGTACGCGGGCCCACGTCTTCCAGATAGACCCGAACACCAAGAAGAACTGGGTTCCCACGAGTAAACATGCCGTCACAGTGTCGTACTTCTTCGATAGCACCAGGAATGTATATCGAATCATCAGTCTGGATGGATCCAAG GCCATTATAAACAGCACCATCACCCCCAACATGACGTTCACCAAGACATCGCAAAAGTTTGGCCAGTGGGCGGACAGCCGAGCCAACACTGTCTACGGCCTCGGCTTCTCATCAGAGAGCCACCTGGTTAAG TTTGCAGAGAAGTTTGCAGAGTTCAAGGAGGCGGCACGGTTAGCCAAGGAGAAGTCTCAGGAGAAGATGGAGCTCACCAGCACGCCCTCTCAG GAGTCAGCCCCAGGTGATCTGCAGTCACCTTTGACCTCAGAGAGCATCAACGGTACAGACAATGACAGAGTTACACCAGATACACCTCAGCACCCCGAAGCCAGAGCAGAGCCTTCCCAGAATGCACTGCCCTTCTCACACAG TTCATCCAGCATTAATAAGCACTGGGAGGCAGAGCTTGCGGCGCTGAAGGGGAACAATGCCAAACTGACGGCGGCTCTTCTTGAATCTACAGCCAATGTCAAACAGTGGAAGCAGCAGCTGGCAGCCTATCAGGAAGAAGCTGAGAGGCTACACAAACGG GTGACGGAGCTGGAGTGCGTGAGCGGCCAAACGACGGGGATTAAATCTCAAAAGACTGAACTCAACCGAACAATAGAAGAGTTGGAGTTGGCTTTGAAGGCTAAAGAGGAG GAGTTGGAGAGACTTAAAGCAGAGGTGGAGAGTGCCAATGAGTTTAGGTCCCAAAGAGATTCCCTCACACAGAGGCTACAG GAGACGGAGGTGAGAAACCAGACGCTGGAGGCCCAGCTGACTGATCTGGAGCAGCGTCTGGAGAGCAGCCAGCTGGAGCGGGAAGCCTTTCGCAAAAGCCTGCGCTCCCTGCTGGAGCTGCTGGACAGCAAAATCTTTGAGCTGAACGAGCTGCGGGACGCACTGGCCAAGCTGCTGGAGGGCAGCTAG
- the homer1 gene encoding homer protein homolog 1 isoform X2, whose product MPSQCRTSSIAPGMYIESSVWMDPSGHNTLEGTHGFCPMMVGHSTLPRTPPAVVGSCHSFGLRAAIPDHQAIINSTITPNMTFTKTSQKFGQWADSRANTVYGLGFSSESHLVKFAEKFAEFKEAARLAKEKSQEKMELTSTPSQGGTVKRNVLSVNKPVIKKESAPGDLQSPLTSESINGTDNDRVTPDTPQHPEARAEPSQNALPFSHSSSSINKHWEAELAALKGNNAKLTAALLESTANVKQWKQQLAAYQEEAERLHKRVTELECVSGQTTGIKSQKTELNRTIEELELALKAKEEELERLKAEVESANEFRSQRDSLTQRLQETEVRNQTLEAQLTDLEQRLESSQLEREAFRKSLRSLLELLDSKIFELNELRDALAKLLEGS is encoded by the exons ATGCCGTCACAGTGTCGTACTTCTTCGATAGCACCAGGAATGTATATCGAATCATCAGTCTGGATGGATCCAAG TGGTCACAACACATTGGAGGGTACACATGGCTTCTGCCCCATGATGGTAGGCCACTCCACACTGCCCCGGACCCCTCCTGCTGTAGTGGGCTCATGTCACTCTTTTGGTCTGCGTGCGGCCATCCCTGACCACCAG GCCATTATAAACAGCACCATCACCCCCAACATGACGTTCACCAAGACATCGCAAAAGTTTGGCCAGTGGGCGGACAGCCGAGCCAACACTGTCTACGGCCTCGGCTTCTCATCAGAGAGCCACCTGGTTAAG TTTGCAGAGAAGTTTGCAGAGTTCAAGGAGGCGGCACGGTTAGCCAAGGAGAAGTCTCAGGAGAAGATGGAGCTCACCAGCACGCCCTCTCAG GGTGGCACCGTAAAAAGGAATGTGTTGTCAGTCAACAAACCTGTTATAAAGAAG GAGTCAGCCCCAGGTGATCTGCAGTCACCTTTGACCTCAGAGAGCATCAACGGTACAGACAATGACAGAGTTACACCAGATACACCTCAGCACCCCGAAGCCAGAGCAGAGCCTTCCCAGAATGCACTGCCCTTCTCACACAG TTCATCCAGCATTAATAAGCACTGGGAGGCAGAGCTTGCGGCGCTGAAGGGGAACAATGCCAAACTGACGGCGGCTCTTCTTGAATCTACAGCCAATGTCAAACAGTGGAAGCAGCAGCTGGCAGCCTATCAGGAAGAAGCTGAGAGGCTACACAAACGG GTGACGGAGCTGGAGTGCGTGAGCGGCCAAACGACGGGGATTAAATCTCAAAAGACTGAACTCAACCGAACAATAGAAGAGTTGGAGTTGGCTTTGAAGGCTAAAGAGGAG GAGTTGGAGAGACTTAAAGCAGAGGTGGAGAGTGCCAATGAGTTTAGGTCCCAAAGAGATTCCCTCACACAGAGGCTACAG GAGACGGAGGTGAGAAACCAGACGCTGGAGGCCCAGCTGACTGATCTGGAGCAGCGTCTGGAGAGCAGCCAGCTGGAGCGGGAAGCCTTTCGCAAAAGCCTGCGCTCCCTGCTGGAGCTGCTGGACAGCAAAATCTTTGAGCTGAACGAGCTGCGGGACGCACTGGCCAAGCTGCTGGAGGGCAGCTAG